One Rickettsia canadensis str. McKiel genomic window, TCCGTAGGAGTACGCCCAAGCATCATTTTTGCTTCATGACCATAAGCATAAGGTACAAAAGCACCATCTTTTTTTATTACAGCAATAACAGAAGGTTCCCTTAGAACAATTCCACGACTTTTTTGATAGACAATAGTATTTGCCGTACCAAGGTCTATTGCCATACCGGAAGAAAACCCTTCCAAAAATTTCATTATCATTTTATTTTTTCTCTCTCAATTCTAAAAACGCTTCTACACTAAACAAAAATTTAATATAGACGAAGTTTTATTTGAAAAAGAGCAAGAGGAGAATCGGAATTGTTGACCACAGCATAGATACTACGTGAGGATCAAAAATGAGAAGGAACAATGCCAATTTTTCAAATAAAACTTCGTCTATATTAAATTTCTTTATAATGTAAAATAATAAAGTTACTAATAAAAAATATTAGCATACTAGGTAATAAAATAGCAGCAATTAAAGACAAATTATTATAAGCCAGTATTTTTAATAAAATTTCTGATAACGAATATGCTATAAAACCTGAAAATAAACCTAATATCAGTATTTTTTCTTGGGAATTATTACGCTGTTTTAGACTAATAAAACAACTTGCTAAAATTACGGTTGCCATCATCATTATAGGCTTAAATAATTGCTTGTAATAATAAATTTGATAATTAATAGCAGGTAAACCTGAATTTAATAATTCATTAATTAATTTAGGTAAAGCCCAAATAGAAACCATATCAGGGCGACTAAATTTATTTACTAAACTATTAATTGATAAATTTGTCTGTATAGTTAAAGTGTTATAAGCCTTAGTTTCCTCTTTTGTAAAAACCTTAACTCTATTTAAATGTAACATTTTATTTTCAATAATACCGTATAATGCATCAATTCTCTTTAAAAAAGAATTATTACTATCAACAAATAAAACTGTAATATTATTTAATTTTTTCTCAGCAACATTAATAAATTGTGTTTGAATAATTTGATTTGCATCATTTAAAGATTCAAAAAATAATAAACCTGATTTAGATATTATACCATCACTCAAGGCTTTTTTAGTCAGTTTTGCTTCTAATAACTCATATTTTTGTAAACCTATAGTACCGATAGGATTCAATATGGTCGTAAAAACTATACCTAAAATTAAAGTTACGATACATGGACTAACAAGCACTTGCCAAATATGAACACCACTAGATAATATAACCGTTAATTCATTATTTTTTGTTAGATTGCTAAGAAAAAATAACATAGCGGTAAAACTAATTAACGACGATACTTGACCTAGTAAATAAGGAATCTTATATAAGATAAGTCTCCAAAAAAAACTAAAAGGAACATAAATATTTTTGAATTTTTGCAAAAGATCAAAGATATTTGAGATAATCAACAGCCCGATTAAAAGAAATAATATAATCAAGAAACACTTAGAATATAATTTAGTAAGATAGCAAGAAAGTGTTTTTAGACTAATCATTATAAATTCAGGTCTAATGCGAATTTAAATACTTGTGTGGTGGGGCTGGTAGGACTTGAACCTACGACCACACCGTTATGAGCGGCGGGCTCTAACCAACTGAGCTACAGCCCCTTTTCATTTGAAATTTATATAATTATTATGCAGTTAAGTCTAGTAAAATTTTTATATTTTTGGTATATCGCCTAAAAAGAGGGCAATAATTATAGATTAAGAAACCTACTATATGTTATTCTTGTAAAGGCTTGCTTGTATGTGGATCGATTTTCTGATTGTCTCACATCCCCACAGCACAACTTGATCACGGGATTCAGTTAAAAATATTAAAATGATTAGTATTTTAAGTTATTTTTATGGACCCCGTGGTCAAGCAAACTAGGTAATACAGCGGATTTTATCATTCCACGCAATAACCACTTCCACAGGCATAACATCAAGTTATAAATAAAAAAAAGACCAAATAGTAAACTCGATTAGTGGTGTATAACTGTTACAGCTCTACGATTATAAGCAAAAGCTTCTTCAGTATTACCCATCATAGCAGGTCTATCTTTACCGTAAGAGATTATATTTAATCTGTTATTATCAATGCCTTTATGAGCTAAGAATTTTTTCGCTGCTGCTGCTCTTCTTTCACCTAAACCTAAGTTATATTCTCTAGTACCTCTTTCATCACAATGTCCTTCAACAGTAGCTTTTACCTCAGGATGCTTTAAT contains:
- a CDS encoding LptF/LptG family permease, with product MISLKTLSCYLTKLYSKCFLIILFLLIGLLIISNIFDLLQKFKNIYVPFSFFWRLILYKIPYLLGQVSSLISFTAMLFFLSNLTKNNELTVILSSGVHIWQVLVSPCIVTLILGIVFTTILNPIGTIGLQKYELLEAKLTKKALSDGIISKSGLLFFESLNDANQIIQTQFINVAEKKLNNITVLFVDSNNSFLKRIDALYGIIENKMLHLNRVKVFTKEETKAYNTLTIQTNLSINSLVNKFSRPDMVSIWALPKLINELLNSGLPAINYQIYYYKQLFKPIMMMATVILASCFISLKQRNNSQEKILILGLFSGFIAYSLSEILLKILAYNNLSLIAAILLPSMLIFFISNFIILHYKEI
- the pal gene encoding peptidoglycan-associated lipoprotein Pal produces the protein MKTKITLAFLALFVLAGCNTTKKAPQFDSGVNQGEEISLMKDFEKHAGNAVWFDFDSSDLSPKAKEELERQACWLLKHPEVKATVEGHCDERGTREYNLGLGERRAAAAKKFLAHKGIDNNRLNIISYGKDRPAMMGNTEEAFAYNRRAVTVIHH